TCAGCCACACCTTCTGTGAGTTGTACATAAATAACGAGGAGCTGAGCACCTGTTGCATCTGGCATCAAACTCCTTGAACAACAGGTAACTCCTCTCTCATCTTATCTCTCATCTAATTTCTCATATCTTCAACGCTTACTGACCAGATTTGATCTTAATTTCTGACCACTGttcagatttttgcttttcCAGGTCTGACGTTGTTCTACAGAGGGCCGCCATCATGACCCcagttctcctcctcctcctcttcctctcgaTGACGGCTGTTCCTCTGGTAAGTTAGTGAGAACGACGCAGGCTGCTTTTCAGCTTTATTTTAACAAActtgctttgattttttttttaatacctctGAGAGGATTCTGATGGTTTCCAAGCCTTTAGGATTCAGGagaatttaaaacccattataCAGATGTCTGGTTTTCACTTGACAGCAACAAAAATACCTGCTTAAAATGTCATAAAACAATTGAAAATGTTGTAAAAAATGTGGAAATGTATGCATTTGTTTTGCAGAGTGCACAGTCTGACAGTGGAAATGAAATCGGTGAGTTGAATAATAAATGATTTCCAGATCCTGAACTCAACATAATAAGTTTGGATACTTTAATCTCCATGTGTCTGTATCTTGTTTTCCTCAGATGAATCCACGAGCGCCTCTGAAATCATCTCAAAAGCCAATGCTGACATAAGTAAGACAAAAATCTCCCTTAATCTGACTTCTCTGGAGAAAATATAAGCATCtgtgaggagaagaaaaaagagatgCAGCTGATTGAAGAGCAGAAAAAACGAAACAGTTGATTAATAGAAAAGAAACTGTCAGCTACTATGATTCTGTGTTTATTATTTAAGAGTTGTGTTGAGGAATAACTCCAAATATTTGCCTGTGTTTTCTTAAATATGATAGATTATTAATGAAATTGTCGTAAAACATTAGTAGTAAAAAATTACTACTAAAATTAAGTTTCCTGCAGCCGtaagtgttttcttttgtcttgtgAAACTTGTAACCTTGTGtaaacttgtgtgtgtgtttttgtcgtGTTGCAGAGACACACTTGATGTATGACGACATCGCCCCGTCCAGAAGCAGGAATGCAGTCCCGTGCACAGCCTCAGGCTGCAAGTGGCCTAAAGAAGGAGGCTATGTCTACGTGCCCATCACCATCTCCCCTTCCTACTGTGAGTGGCTCTGACATTTATCTGACAGACAATCATATTGTGATTGTAAGACTTGTCTCATCAGCCTCCTGTTTTTCCCTGCAGCCACTTCCGAGCGCAACATCATCATCGACGGCCTGCTCTCCTTCCACCGGTCCACCTGCATCCGCTTCCACTGGAGGAATCCCGGGCATCGCGATTACCTCAACTTCTTCTCTGGAACTGGGTGGGAACTTAGTCTCTTCTTCCTTCCCTGCATATATCTGACAGCTTTTGCTGCATTAACACGATTGTTACACATCTATGAGTAAGAAAGCTTCAAGAGtcttcaaaaaataaaagaaatgagaaacttCCGAAAGAAATCAGACGTGTAATTCTAAAGTAAAATCTTAGCCTGTATATTCATCAGGTCGATCAGGAAAAAGGGTTTTAGTAAAGCAGAAGTATGAGGAAGCTTCAGATCTACTTTCCAGATCTTAAAAACAACAGTGATAACATTTTACTTACATCCAGCACACTTGTTACTTgcagtggaaaaaaatgcccctccaaaaataagtaagacaaacagcaaatacaagatgtttttgcttgaaataagcaaaaaaaaaatctgccaatggaactagtgaaaattggcttgtcaagatttcttgaaataagatgtgatatttgggactcttgagataaaagtgatcttgaaattggcttaaaaacctcttcaaatgaaaaaaaaagaagcttgtttcatataaaatccgactcaaaacaatttgtttacaagactttttcatttaacaagatattccagatgtattgtattaaaaccagtccctatatctggctgaaagtgtacttgttaggcagttgtgtcttatattaagtgtaatgagatattttgactagaaatgagacaaatatacttggtaagacttaaaatttttccagtgtagatcTACTTTCCATGTCTTAAAAACAACAGTGATAACATTTTCCTTGCATCCAGCACACTTGTTACTTGTTATTTCACCTTTTTTAACACCTGAAGGAGCATAGCAGGTGGATCACTGGATCTGAACCACTGGGCTGCAGATTGTCCATTTGACCAGCAGACTTTACTTTAAAGTAACAATGGCGAACCAAAATAAATCCGAAATGTCCATTTTCAAGGTGTTGGTCTTACCTGGGCCGTCAGGGCGGACCTCAGGATGTGTCCTTGAGGAGAAACGGCTGTTTGTACCGGTCCACGGTGCAGCACGAGGTCCTCCACGCTCTGGGCTTCCACCACGAGCAGGTTCGCTCTGACAGAGACCAATACGTCCGGATCCTCACCCAGAACATTCTCCCAGGTAAACAAGCACGCAAGCACACAAGCTTTGCTTTTCCTTTGGATTTTCACCTCTACTCTcagaataaaatatttttacacAATAATAAGATGACAGTAACCTTAATAACCTCGTAGGATTCCAGTTGAAAAAACCCAATACAAACAGCGACACAAAACCAAACATTTATAGGCATGGTTGGCCTGACCGATATCGCTGTACCGATATTGAACGGGCAGAACCAGACATGAAGgcatctgattgttttttttgtccttggcCCGAGGAGCTTGGATTGGTCAGCTTAttgtcagtcctgcagctgccacagaggtctgattactttcagccctttttctaaatacatcatgTATAGATTACTCTCAGCATAGACGgaccaggattaccaaccatgcctttaagtgTTATtttcataaacattttttttaattatgatACTTTGTGTGCACAGGAACAGAACACAACTTTGTAAAGGCTAACACTAACAACCTGGGGACTCCATATGACTTCAACTCGGTCATGCATTACAGCAGGTGAGTCTCTGGGTGTGAGTTGGTGCACGTGTGCACAGGTCGTCTGAGAGTCTCAGCTTTGTGTGTCGGCTGCAGACGCAGAATGAAAGCAGGCCTACACGTTGCTGCTGGTTTGTCCAGAAACAAAAGGAATCATACTGCAAAGGTTGCAGCTTCAGGGATTTATTGGAATCAGTGCATAGCTcaataaatgtgtttgtgcCTTCTTTAAGATTGGCCTTCTCCAGAAACGGGCAACCGACAATCGTTGCCAAATCAAATCCTAACCTGAGCTTTGGAAATGCCAGAGAAATGAGCGCCAACGACATCGCCCGTGTCAACAGGCTCTACGGATGCTGTGAGTACAAAATAAACCCCGTAATATAGTATTATATAGGTCGTATATTTCATTGAGGAGTTCTGTTGTTAAAAACTCAGCTATTACTCTCATATTAATGAGGTTTTATGTCTTTTTACCCCGACTAGAACATGGTGACATAAGGTGGTCGGCCTGCAGGTATCTCAGCTCGTCAGCTTTACATCAAAGGTCCAGATTTTGTCTCCTGCAAGAATATCATCTCAAAGGGCCAAAAAAAGCTGCTCATTCATGCTTTTGTGTGAGCTGTTTTTTCTGTAGAATAAAAGCAATTAATTGGCATTTCCAGGAGATAAAAAGCCACTTTTGAAAGCATCGTGACTTCTGTGGATCTTTCTGCTGAGGTCCGACCTTGTGCTTGTATTCTTGGGGGGTATTTCAGCCTTCTTTCAGCATCTGTAATCTGATTGTATACATTTGCTCATCTCTGCATTGCTTTGTTTTAGTGATGGCAGTGAATGCATCTTGCCGGCTTGTGAAATGAATTAAGTAGGTGCGAATAACACAAACTATCAGTGGTGGATGAGACTTTTCTCTTACTCTCATGTCAAACtagaaacacacagaacattaaCTCATCCAATATTAGTCAGTACTTGTTGTAAATGTTCAGCAATAATTGATAACTTGGCAGAGTCTTGCTTTTTTGGGGAGGTGTATAATTTCCAGATCTACTATATCTGTAATCAATGACTTTGTAATAGCCTctgcaataaaaaataaaatcatacgGTGACATAAGATGGCAGTACTGGTCCATTATTTTACAGGATTGTGCAGCATGATACAGGTTGTCAGTGGGAGTGTTTGTTGATGGATATGAGCAGTAACACCATGACTGCTCAAAGGCTCCCTGAAGTAAACTAATGACACATACATGCAGCAGTTTAAGCTATATTCTGTGCTAAGTTACAGTCAAACATTTCACTGATTTCATTCTCCTCGTGAATTATATCACAAGATATATCAGCTCTTATAATCTGTGGTTTCCTGAGATGTGTCGCTCATGAACAGCACGAGTAACTGAGGATAAAAATGGATGCCAGTGATATTTAAAGAAAACTGAAAGGTGCATTCGATGTGTAACTTAAAGTCAAGCTCTATGCTTCAGCTGAGGATGTTCTTCACTGGCAAACAAAGAAGCCAATCAAATACCACAAAAAGGTAGCAACAAAAGTTGCCACATTTCTCAGACAGCTGACAGCTGATTGTCAGCCGCAGAGCCGGTTCTGACCATGGGGCCCTAGGCAAAAATATGCCAGGGGGCTCCCATAATTAAAGTCATCCAGTCACCGCCCACCCCACACCCCCCAACCGAAGACCACAGAGACAAAATTTGTCTGACTCAAATCAAGTTTAATGTGCAAACAATTAACAATGGCTCAGTTTTCATATGCTGCGTACTGTCCGTTAAGGCTGAAGGCCATTCTGCTGCATCATTGGGAGGAGCACAGACTGTTGCTAGATGTTCTGGTTCTGCACTAGCATCTGATCCTGTCTGAATTTCCTCTGACAATGGTGGCTGTACTGAACATGTGACTGCCTCATCAGCTGCATCTGGCTCATCTGTGCCTGTTCTACCTGAACATTGTGCTGCCCTCCACTGGCTGACTGACTGGAGTCTGTGCTGGTCAGAAACTTAAGCATAGCGcctgtaaaatataaataaggCTTCAATTAATTTAGCTCCATCAAATTGGTTGCATTTTAAATTTACCGTATTTCCTCAGTTTATAGCCTGCCCCCTAATAGTAGCTTGCCTCTTTTAGTAACCTGgtctaaaacagttttaaataaattaatagcCTATGTTAAGAAATTCATATGTAAAATTAATTAATATGCTATATAGCATTGGTTATTATGAATATTGTGATACATTATTGTGACTAATGTGTTTACTATTTACTAATGTGTTTATTATATTGTGATTCACCTTCGTAATGCCACAAGTTTCATACATTCACCAAGAGGTCTGCATTTATTAGTCTGTGGGCTATCCAAGCAAAAACCACGCCCCCTTGCTATTGTTAACATGTCAGTCAAATAATTGATACAAGGTTGAGCTCCACATTACATTGCCATATCGCTCTGTCCACGTAATTCTATTGATGCACTGAAAACCTAGCTGTAGTATCCCCCTTTCGTTGCCAATAGACCCAGGTCGTAATTTGACataattattactattattatattattagaaTAGTATTACTATTTATTTAGACCTGCAGTCGGCACAAACAGTGTCGAATATCGCGAGATGCACTTCCAATGCGCAGCGAGAAGGGACACACCTCTCGGTTAAAGCCGCATATTCCTCTCATCTCCCGCTAATGACAGGAATATGCACActtcttttgtcttcatttactTTTGTACTTAGTATAATACAAGCTCTTCTACAAACATCCCGACCACTGTCACCCTCCAGGTGTTGCTTACTTTATCACCCTGCCGTTGCCATGCACCCCTGCCTAACGATGGTAAACAAACTTGCAGCAAGAAATATTTACCCCGCGTCTCATTCAGAAAAACCTCCACTTCCTCAATATATGTCCCCTACAGAAACAAATACTTCCAATGTGTACTTAGCAAATtaatgaatgtatgtttttttcttcttcttgaaaCCGTTCCCAAGATCCGCGATTGTTAGACAGTCTTcctcagtggtgtagtctacctttttgaggtgggtatactgtatagttggccagtcataggcccgtggtaccaaactaggggtcgggactcgggacccctcgggaccaatagtagccccttaatgcacgccgtacctccagtggtgcgctgtaatagtcattgaaaagttaagtaccatagtactacaatactaggacataacacagggcttttaataatgcactacgacttggtcattgccattctggtaacagcacatttataatgctgtcttaacgtgttaagggacaaacatgtttgtggggtcgcagctttgcacttacctgccccttgcatgcatgagggacagcataaactcactttgattgtgtggactgtgtgctgtctatctcagtggcaatgggactccctgtgacacttaatctttgtactcatccctcatagagcgagacctaacagagtgattgttttaaagcagcagaacaccatcacatcttgagacaggttgtttatatatatacatacatacacaagggctgtcagaatgaattaattgtaatatatatatatgtgtattacattcgtttatatatgtaatatacataaaaaagaaaaatatatatacacacacatccattttagttttccaccttccactcctgtagggggcgctgttgtgcgttagagaatcaccgctttcaactaatacaaagaagaagagtttctatgggacgttattgtcaaacaactgatagtgaatcgctgggagattgactgactgccgcaatttccgaatgaatgctattctgaagtgttgtcgttgtattgttaaattataacaaggcttccatgagaagtggtagttgatgaaacgtggctgtgctattctaaatgttgaaaaacgaattttaggtgggtatactgagcattttaggtgggtatacggaaatccaccaaaaaaaaaggtgggtatacgccgtatacctgcgttcaacgtagactacaccactggtcTTCCTCAGTTAACAGTTCTCACGGTTCTCACTCCTGTCCCATACGAAATTAGCCACAGAAGGGCAATTGTCAATGGGTAGCATAACCAAAAAGAGAGGGGTTATGCCTTGCTTACCTGACTGCTGTTCTCGTTGCTCATTttcaatgattttcttttttcgttCCCAGAGGGAATATGTCGTTTCATATTCCTACCTATCGCTACCACACTCTGCTGCTGCAAGAACGGAATCAATCAATAATCAATTcgcgggtttttttttttttttttttaactgtcaacgggtcgcggggggcctaaaggctgattcatactcggcgcaaacgcgcaactgttctggctcgagaaccattaatgacgtcatcgaaagcgccagccccttcacagttccttcagctcataagcgcagtttgcgccgagaatgcgtcacatttgcagttctctccagaccagcgagcgtcactgttgaggaaacaagctgaaaagcattagaagaaagcatacacaatgccacctgtggtgtcacgtcagcagaggctggcacatctgatgcggaatgaatttactctgggtgtagaactgtatatgtatctcagagctaagcggctgcagcaaaaacagaagagatggtggattgttcgtcctttgcaacaagacgaactttgtcaaacgttgtcccagtgtaacttcatagacgtgtcgtacagatgtttgtagaggcgcaccctctcggtcaccgcggtctctgcagtgttcattttttctttttcttggtcagctgtttccggttgagcacgcgcgaagtcagaaaaaaagttgtgtgcgcgcccttgcgccgcgcgaggattttctaacttgcgacggggggcgtggcggaattttgggtcacgtgaccgtttgcgccatttgcgaccagctagtatgagcgaggttgcgccgagtatgaatcagccttaacgCACAGAGCGTAGTGCGCGTATTGGGCGCGCCGGCTCTGCAAACGCAGCACTAAAAAGTGGAATGTTTGTGGAATGTGGAATGTTTTGGCTGACTCAGCCGGGGCGCTCCTTCGCGTGCGACCCAGCAGCCTGCGTCTCTATCTTTTAATGTTTTGAACTGCTTAAACGGACTCTTTTAAACTTAATTTCGCGTATGAATGTGTACTGTCAGTGATTTTCAGCCATGCAAATTTTGGGAACTCTCTTGGAGCTCTTTGTGCTCTTCCTCTCGGTATCGTTGTATCGTTGTTACTGTTCCCCTACCTGTTGGGAAGCAGGTGGACTTGGAATTACCGGGAGAGCATACAGCAGAGAGTTTCTCCCCTCGTTGCGGACTTCAATCTCCGGGATTATCCCTGATACCATCCCGAGGGCACTGCAGTATAAACCGCCGGCCCCGAGGCCTCGGAAAAGAGGAAAGAGAGGCGGCCTACGCTTGAGACTCAAAACTTTTCGGTTGGATAATCGCTGCAAGTTACCACCGCTTCCCACTATACTGCTATCAAATGTGCAATCCATCCGCAACAAGACTGACGAACTGGAATTATGGACTAAGACCAGAGGGGAGATCAGGGAGTCATGTTTACTCGCTTTCACGGAATCATGGCTCACCGGCCAAGATCGAGACGAGGATCTGTCAATAACTGGGTTTGGAAGCCAGGTCATCGGAGACGACAGGGAAAagcagaggaggaggggtgTGTTTTTATATCAATGAGCGGTATTGCAACATCATCACGGTCAGGGAAAAAATCTGTACCGCCGACATAGAACTGCTTTCCATCTCACTCCCCCCCTTCTACCTTCCACGTGAGTTCCAACAACTTTTTTATACATTGGTATAGATTCACCCACGCGCTaatgcagcagctgctgctcagCTGATTGCAGACACCACGCACAAACTGGACGAAATTTGCCCCGACGCACCTAAATTCATTTTGGGGGATTTTAACCACTGTGATTTGAGTAGGACTATGAGAACTTATGAGCAATATGTGACTTGCGCTACAACACAGAAAATTACCTCTATTGATCTGTGTTATGGGTCAGTAAGGGGGGCTTACAGCTCCATACCCATGCCGTCCTTGGGAGCTTCCTACCACAACAGCGTCTACCTCGCGCCAGTGTACAAACCTTCTTTTAGACGCGTAGAACATGAGGAGAGAACGGTGAAAGTCTGGTCAGAGGACAGTATCTCCTCACTTCAAGCATGTTTTGAGTGCACGGACTGGGAGTGCTTTCAGGAGGGGTCTGAGAACATTGATGAACTTGCAGACACTGTATCATCATACGTCACATTCTGTGTGGACATGGTTATCCCCACTAAGACAACTGTCACTTTTCCGAACAATAAACCATGGGTGACGAAAGAACTTAAATCTGTCATTAACAAGAAAAAGAGGACTTTCTACACTGGGGACATTTGGGAGATTAAAGCAGTGTCCAAAGAAGTAAAAAATGAGATCAGGAAAGCTAAAATGAAATATAGAAGGAAAGTAGAAGAACAATACAGTGGGGGGGGGGATATTAGAGCCGCCTGGCGAGGAATTAAGTCAATGGCATCATTAAACCAACAAGCTGAAAGGAGAATGCCTATTACTGTTCAAGGGGTTGAGTCATGTGATCTTCCTAatgcttttaatttattttactcaCGTTTTGAATCATCTGACTTCTCTGATAAAATGTTGAGGAACACTCTGGTTCATAATAATGACCTAATGATATCTCAGGAACGAGTAACATCCCTGTTTAAGAAGGTCAATATTAGGAAGGCTGCTGGTCCTGATGCTGTTTGTGGGCGCACATTACGCTTCTGTGCAGACCAACTAAGTGGAGTATTCACCTGCCTCTTCAATATGTGTGCAAAAGAAGGCCATATTCCCCAGATATGGAAGAGCTCCACCATAATTCCACTAGCCAAACTAAATAAACCCAAGGAGTTGAAAGATTTTAGACCAGTAGCTCTTACGTCCTTGGTGAtgaaaaattttgaaaaaatccTTAAAGCTGAAATTATGTC
This Odontesthes bonariensis isolate fOdoBon6 chromosome 1, fOdoBon6.hap1, whole genome shotgun sequence DNA region includes the following protein-coding sequences:
- the LOC142385684 gene encoding high choriolytic enzyme 1-like — protein: MTPVLLLLLFLSMTAVPLSAQSDSGNEIDESTSASEIISKANADIKTHLMYDDIAPSRSRNAVPCTASGCKWPKEGGYVYVPITISPSYSTSERNIIIDGLLSFHRSTCIRFHWRNPGHRDYLNFFSGTGCWSYLGRQGGPQDVSLRRNGCLYRSTVQHEVLHALGFHHEQVRSDRDQYVRILTQNILPGTEHNFVKANTNNLGTPYDFNSVMHYSRLAFSRNGQPTIVAKSNPNLSFGNAREMSANDIARVNRLYGC